From the Nonlabens marinus S1-08 genome, one window contains:
- a CDS encoding 30S ribosomal protein S16: protein MPVKIRLQRHGKKGKPFYWIVAADSRSKRDGKYLDKIGTYNPNTNPATINLDVDSAVQWLENGAQPTDTARAILGYKGAMLKRHLKGGVKKGAFTEEQMEEKFNAWLEEKEGKIANKASGLSKEEDKKAAEALAAEKAVNEARIAANTPEPEAPAEEEAPAAEASSEEE from the coding sequence ATGCCTGTAAAAATCAGACTTCAAAGACACGGTAAAAAAGGAAAACCTTTTTACTGGATCGTAGCTGCGGATTCCCGCTCTAAAAGAGATGGTAAGTACCTAGACAAAATAGGAACTTATAATCCTAACACCAACCCTGCAACCATTAACCTAGACGTTGATAGCGCTGTACAATGGTTAGAAAACGGTGCACAACCTACAGATACTGCAAGAGCAATATTAGGTTACAAAGGAGCTATGTTGAAAAGACACTTGAAAGGTGGTGTAAAGAAAGGTGCTTTTACTGAAGAGCAAATGGAGGAGAAATTCAACGCTTGGTTAGAAGAAAAAGAAGGAAAGATTGCTAACAAGGCGTCTGGACTTTCTAAAGAAGAAGATAAGAAAGCTGCTGAAGCTCTTGCTGCTGAAAAAGCGGTGAATGAAGCACGTATCGCTGCTAACACTCCAGAACCAGAAGCTCCAGCTGAGGAAGAAGCTCCTGCTGCTGAAGCATCTAGCGAAGAAGAATAA
- the rimM gene encoding ribosome maturation factor RimM (Essential for efficient processing of 16S rRNA) — translation MRKEECFYVGTIVNKFSFKGELLVKLDTDEPELFLEMESVFIEIGKNLVPFFIEHSQLHKSLLLRVKFEDVDDEPMADSLMKRELYLPLDVLPKLEGTQFYYHEVIGFEMIDTEYGSVGTITGVNDTTSQALFEVDHDGSEVLIPINDEFIEELDRDKKTITVTTPEGLIDLYISE, via the coding sequence ATGCGTAAAGAGGAATGTTTCTACGTAGGCACGATTGTCAATAAATTTAGCTTTAAAGGGGAACTGCTTGTCAAATTAGACACAGATGAACCAGAGCTATTCTTAGAAATGGAATCAGTTTTTATCGAGATCGGTAAAAACTTGGTTCCATTTTTTATTGAACACAGCCAGCTCCATAAATCCTTATTGCTGCGCGTTAAATTTGAGGATGTCGATGATGAACCCATGGCAGACAGCCTCATGAAACGTGAGTTGTACTTACCACTCGACGTACTTCCTAAACTGGAAGGAACTCAATTCTATTATCACGAGGTCATAGGTTTTGAAATGATCGATACCGAGTATGGAAGCGTGGGAACCATAACTGGAGTCAACGATACCACCTCACAAGCACTTTTTGAAGTAGATCACGATGGCAGCGAAGTGTTAATACCTATCAATGATGAGTTTATTGAAGAACTGGATCGCGATAAAAAAACCATTACCGTAACTACTCCTGAAGGTCTCATCGACCTCTATATTTCCGAATAA
- a CDS encoding tRNA1(Val) (adenine(37)-N6)-methyltransferase, producing the protein MSTFKFKQFEVAQDQCAQKIGTDAVLLGAWTDTVEQPLSILDIGTGTGVIALIMAQRFSRAQVDAIEIDDAAFEQTTSNFENSPYGDRLYCYHASFQEFYEEVEERYDLIISNPPFFDGKLNRNDAMIDVKRQQARFDDALPFEELVYGVYKLLETSGTFACIIPSDREEEFLKITSHFQFVATRKTYVRGTDASAAKRVLLEFRFRESVTTTEPSTSHLTIEKSRHIYTEDYIDLVKDFYLKM; encoded by the coding sequence ATGAGCACCTTTAAGTTCAAGCAATTTGAAGTCGCTCAAGATCAATGTGCTCAAAAGATAGGCACTGACGCTGTCTTGTTAGGCGCATGGACTGATACAGTTGAACAGCCGCTGTCTATACTTGATATAGGCACAGGCACTGGAGTTATCGCACTTATAATGGCACAACGCTTTTCCAGAGCTCAAGTGGACGCTATTGAAATCGATGATGCTGCTTTTGAACAAACCACTTCAAATTTTGAGAACAGTCCTTATGGCGATAGGCTTTACTGTTATCACGCTTCATTTCAAGAGTTTTATGAAGAGGTAGAAGAACGCTATGATCTCATCATTTCAAACCCTCCATTTTTTGATGGAAAGTTAAACCGCAATGATGCGATGATAGATGTAAAACGTCAACAAGCACGTTTTGATGATGCGTTGCCGTTTGAAGAATTGGTTTATGGCGTTTACAAACTCTTGGAAACTAGCGGTACTTTCGCCTGCATCATTCCATCAGATCGGGAAGAGGAATTCTTGAAAATCACCAGCCACTTTCAATTTGTCGCCACTCGCAAGACCTATGTGCGTGGTACAGATGCCAGTGCCGCGAAAAGAGTTTTGTTAGAATTTCGCTTTCGCGAAAGCGTAACAACCACCGAACCCTCCACCTCGCATTTGACCATTGAAAAGTCAAGACACATCTATACCGAAGACTACATTGATCTGGTTAAAGATTTCTATTTGAAAATGTAG
- a CDS encoding acyl-CoA dehydrogenase family protein has product MKPDLFEAPDYYQLDDLLTEEHKMIRDTARAWVKRDVSPIIEQAAQDAKFPKSIIPGLASIGAFGPYIPEEYGGAGLDQISYGLIMQEIERGDSGVRSTASVQSSLVMYPIWKYGSEEQKKKFLPKLASGEFMGSFGLTEPDSGSDPGSMITRFKDAGDHVILNGAKLWISNSPFCDVAVVWAKDENNRIHGVIVERGMEGFTTPETHNKWSLRASATGELIFHDVKVPKANILPGRTGLGAPLSCLDSARFGIAWGAIGAAMDCYDTALRYAKERKQFGKPIAGFQLQQKKLAEMITEITKAQLLAWRLGVLREEGKATSAQISMAKRNNVEIAINIAREARQILGGMGITGEYSIMRHSMNLESVITYEGTHDIHLLITGLDITGENAFS; this is encoded by the coding sequence ATGAAACCAGACTTATTTGAAGCTCCAGATTATTATCAGCTAGACGATCTATTGACTGAGGAACACAAAATGATACGTGACACGGCTCGAGCATGGGTCAAACGTGACGTTTCTCCTATTATAGAACAAGCGGCTCAAGATGCTAAATTCCCTAAGAGCATCATACCAGGACTGGCTTCCATTGGCGCCTTCGGACCTTATATTCCAGAAGAATATGGCGGCGCTGGACTGGATCAAATCTCATACGGGTTGATCATGCAAGAAATTGAACGCGGCGATAGCGGCGTGCGTTCCACAGCCTCAGTACAATCATCATTAGTGATGTATCCCATCTGGAAATATGGTAGTGAGGAACAGAAAAAGAAATTCCTACCAAAGTTGGCCAGTGGAGAATTTATGGGAAGTTTTGGATTGACTGAGCCAGATTCTGGATCAGACCCAGGAAGTATGATTACTCGATTTAAAGATGCAGGCGATCATGTGATCTTGAATGGTGCCAAATTATGGATTTCTAACAGCCCTTTTTGTGATGTGGCTGTCGTTTGGGCAAAAGATGAAAATAACCGTATTCATGGTGTGATTGTAGAGCGTGGTATGGAAGGATTTACCACACCAGAAACTCACAACAAATGGTCCCTGCGCGCGAGCGCAACTGGCGAACTGATCTTCCATGACGTCAAAGTTCCTAAAGCAAATATTTTACCAGGCCGCACTGGTCTAGGAGCTCCATTGAGCTGCTTGGACAGCGCTCGTTTTGGTATCGCCTGGGGCGCCATAGGCGCTGCCATGGATTGCTATGATACAGCACTGCGGTATGCTAAGGAACGTAAGCAATTTGGAAAACCGATTGCTGGATTCCAATTGCAACAAAAGAAACTGGCCGAAATGATTACTGAAATCACCAAAGCACAATTACTCGCATGGCGACTAGGTGTTTTGCGTGAAGAAGGAAAAGCGACCAGTGCTCAAATCTCAATGGCCAAAAGGAATAATGTAGAAATCGCCATCAACATCGCCCGCGAGGCACGCCAGATCTTAGGCGGTATGGGAATTACTGGCGAGTATAGCATCATGCGCCACAGCATGAATCTAGAAAGTGTGATTACTTATGAAGGTACACATGATATTCACTTGTTGATTACAGGTTTGGATATTACGGGTGAGAATGCGTTTTCATAA
- a CDS encoding DUF3050 domain-containing protein yields the protein MQAQLNERISLSRKRLLQHPLYKSIETTAHLQTFMQSHIYAVWDFMSLLKALQQQLTCTILPWQPVGNPQLRYLINEIVLAEETDEIGEGQRMSHYEMYLDAMQAAGIETSELESQISSWKSVSQVLNLTQGSELPEHISQFLNTTFSVIQRGKSHEIAAAFTYGREDLIPEMFTEIIGGLEGSGVDIDLSKIKYYFDRHIELDGDEHGPMAHQMVALLCGDDPVKWNEVITVSQQALESRYQLFDGILKEIKS from the coding sequence ATGCAAGCGCAGTTGAATGAGAGAATATCGCTTTCGCGAAAGCGATTACTACAACATCCTCTTTACAAATCTATAGAGACCACCGCTCACTTACAGACTTTTATGCAATCCCATATCTATGCGGTCTGGGATTTTATGTCGTTACTCAAAGCGCTCCAGCAGCAACTGACCTGTACCATCTTACCCTGGCAACCGGTAGGCAACCCACAATTGCGATACCTTATTAACGAAATAGTATTAGCCGAAGAAACTGACGAAATAGGAGAAGGACAGCGCATGAGTCATTATGAAATGTATCTCGACGCAATGCAGGCAGCAGGAATTGAAACGTCTGAGCTAGAGTCTCAAATTAGCAGCTGGAAAAGTGTTTCTCAAGTATTGAACCTCACCCAAGGCTCTGAGTTACCGGAACATATTAGCCAATTTTTAAACACCACGTTTAGCGTCATCCAGCGTGGAAAATCTCACGAGATTGCTGCAGCATTTACCTATGGTCGCGAGGATTTGATCCCAGAAATGTTTACGGAAATCATTGGAGGTTTGGAAGGCTCAGGAGTGGATATTGACTTGTCAAAAATAAAATATTATTTTGACCGTCATATTGAACTTGACGGCGATGAACATGGCCCTATGGCCCATCAAATGGTTGCCCTGCTGTGCGGCGATGATCCAGTAAAATGGAATGAAGTAATTACTGTAAGCCAGCAGGCTTTAGAAAGTCGTTACCAACTTTTTGATGGAATCTTAAAGGAAATAAAATCTTAA
- a CDS encoding NifU family protein: MNDTELKVAVQAGLEEIRPFLQRDGGDIELVSITDGKDVKVRLLGTCVGCHVNQMTLKSGVELTIKKHAPQIKSVVDISSMTEKEDYRDQLDTP, translated from the coding sequence ATGAACGATACCGAACTTAAAGTAGCAGTACAGGCAGGATTAGAAGAAATCCGCCCGTTTTTACAACGGGATGGCGGTGATATAGAACTCGTTTCTATTACTGATGGCAAAGATGTGAAAGTTCGCTTGTTAGGAACCTGCGTGGGCTGTCATGTGAATCAAATGACCCTGAAATCTGGAGTGGAATTGACCATAAAAAAACACGCTCCTCAAATAAAGAGCGTGGTAGATATTTCCTCTATGACTGAGAAAGAAGATTACAGAGATCAATTAGATACCCCTTAA
- a CDS encoding Mrp/NBP35 family ATP-binding protein, producing MKIEKKDVLKALETISVPGEGQNMVESGAVKNVLVFGEEVIVDITINNPSLQAKKKTEVSIMQAIHKEVYEKAQIKVNLKVEAPVNENKAPEIKGKPIPGIDNIIAVASGKGGVGKSTVTANLAVTLAKMGFKVGLLDADIYGPSATIMFDVVNERPLSVNVDGKSKMKPVESYGVKILSIGFFTKLDQAVVWRGPMASKALNQMIFDADWGKLDFLLVDLPPGTGDIHLSIMQALPLTGAVVVSTPQNVALADARKGVAMFQQESINVPVLGIIENMAYFIPPELPENKYHIFGKDGARNLAADLNIPFLGELPLIQSIREAGDVGRPAAMQDGTDIEKSFIDITRNVVTETVRRNENMPPTEAVKITTMAGCSPVNKK from the coding sequence ATGAAGATAGAAAAGAAAGACGTCCTTAAAGCTTTAGAAACCATTTCAGTTCCTGGTGAAGGCCAGAATATGGTAGAAAGCGGTGCGGTAAAAAATGTTCTTGTTTTTGGCGAAGAAGTAATAGTAGATATCACTATTAATAATCCAAGTTTACAAGCTAAGAAGAAGACAGAAGTGTCCATAATGCAAGCCATTCATAAAGAAGTTTATGAGAAAGCGCAAATCAAGGTCAACTTAAAAGTAGAAGCACCGGTTAATGAAAATAAGGCTCCTGAAATAAAAGGTAAACCTATTCCAGGAATCGATAATATTATTGCAGTCGCATCTGGTAAAGGCGGTGTAGGTAAATCTACAGTTACTGCAAATCTTGCGGTCACCCTGGCAAAAATGGGCTTCAAAGTAGGCTTATTAGATGCTGACATCTACGGGCCATCAGCGACGATTATGTTTGATGTAGTGAATGAAAGACCTTTGTCAGTGAATGTAGACGGGAAATCAAAAATGAAACCCGTAGAAAGTTATGGGGTAAAAATTCTATCTATAGGTTTTTTCACAAAACTAGACCAGGCAGTGGTATGGCGTGGGCCTATGGCCTCCAAGGCATTGAATCAAATGATTTTTGATGCCGACTGGGGTAAGCTTGATTTTCTTCTGGTAGATTTACCTCCAGGTACCGGAGACATTCACTTGAGTATCATGCAAGCGCTTCCTTTAACAGGAGCGGTAGTGGTAAGCACTCCTCAAAATGTAGCATTAGCTGATGCGCGTAAAGGTGTAGCGATGTTCCAGCAAGAAAGCATTAATGTACCAGTTTTGGGTATCATTGAAAATATGGCGTACTTCATTCCACCAGAACTTCCAGAAAATAAATACCATATCTTCGGTAAGGATGGTGCTCGTAATTTAGCGGCAGATCTAAACATCCCTTTCTTAGGTGAGCTTCCATTGATTCAAAGTATACGTGAGGCAGGAGATGTGGGCCGTCCGGCAGCCATGCAGGATGGAACTGATATAGAAAAATCCTTTATCGATATTACCCGTAATGTGGTAACTGAAACGGTAAGGCGTAATGAAAACATGCCTCCTACAGAGGCTGTAAAAATTACAACGATGGCAGGATGTAGTCCAGTGAATAAAAAATAA
- a CDS encoding CBS domain-containing protein has product MGIKSFMGRRSEEKVDKRESIRVRDYMKRKLITFTVDQNINEVMETILKQRITGGPVVDDQKNLIGIISDTDLMQVIGDSRYHNMPVGDKTVADYMSHQVSTIDAEADIFDAAARFLKTGHRRFPVIEDGKLIGQISRMDVIIAASNLKKNHWR; this is encoded by the coding sequence ATGGGGATCAAAAGTTTTATGGGCCGCAGGTCTGAAGAGAAGGTAGATAAGCGCGAGTCTATACGAGTTCGTGATTATATGAAGCGCAAACTGATCACATTTACCGTCGATCAGAATATCAATGAAGTCATGGAAACCATTTTGAAGCAACGCATTACCGGTGGACCCGTTGTGGATGATCAAAAAAATCTTATTGGAATCATCAGTGATACTGATTTAATGCAAGTCATAGGAGATAGTAGATACCACAACATGCCTGTGGGAGATAAAACTGTAGCAGATTATATGAGTCATCAAGTCTCCACAATAGACGCGGAAGCGGATATATTTGATGCTGCCGCTCGCTTTTTAAAAACAGGCCATCGCCGTTTCCCAGTTATCGAAGACGGGAAACTAATTGGCCAAATTTCAAGAATGGATGTCATCATCGCTGCTTCTAATCTTAAGAAAAATCACTGGAGGTAA
- a CDS encoding GreA/GreB family elongation factor, with amino-acid sequence MSRGFVKEGDQEEPLVIPPRAILPDGVINYVTPVGFEELQEESSLLEKQYGNLEIENEIDLRREQNMIHGKIKLLKERIASARIINPEDQAQDEVRFGAQVKYKNMAAMLTQVISIVGVDEADVSKGKIAFTTPIAKALAGAKKEDVVEFKLGNEIQKLKILEINY; translated from the coding sequence ATGAGTAGAGGATTTGTAAAAGAAGGAGATCAAGAAGAGCCACTAGTAATACCACCTAGAGCGATACTTCCCGATGGTGTGATCAACTATGTTACTCCAGTGGGATTTGAAGAATTACAAGAAGAATCTAGTCTTCTAGAAAAACAATACGGAAACTTAGAAATTGAAAATGAAATCGATTTGCGTCGTGAGCAAAATATGATTCACGGCAAGATTAAATTACTGAAAGAGAGAATAGCTTCTGCTCGTATTATAAACCCTGAAGATCAAGCACAAGATGAAGTGCGATTTGGTGCACAGGTCAAGTATAAAAATATGGCAGCTATGTTGACTCAGGTAATAAGCATTGTGGGTGTTGATGAAGCAGATGTGTCCAAAGGCAAAATCGCTTTTACAACTCCTATTGCTAAAGCTCTAGCAGGTGCTAAAAAAGAAGATGTAGTAGAATTTAAGTTGGGAAATGAAATCCAGAAATTAAAAATTTTAGAAATCAACTACTAA
- a CDS encoding DUF2237 family protein, protein MNDVKNVFGEKLIGCCTDPMTGFYRDGYCRTSPADTGTHVVCAVMTEEFLDYTKSKGNDLSTPIPAYQFPGLKPGDKWCLCVNRWLEAEKAGVAPFIDLEATDQKALQYTSIHVLKTYAI, encoded by the coding sequence ATGAATGATGTGAAAAATGTTTTTGGTGAAAAATTAATTGGTTGCTGTACTGATCCTATGACTGGATTTTACAGGGACGGCTATTGTAGAACCTCTCCAGCAGATACAGGAACTCACGTAGTATGTGCGGTCATGACGGAAGAGTTTTTGGATTACACAAAATCTAAAGGAAACGACTTGTCTACCCCTATACCAGCGTATCAATTTCCAGGTTTGAAACCAGGAGATAAATGGTGCCTTTGTGTCAATCGCTGGTTAGAGGCAGAGAAAGCTGGAGTAGCGCCGTTCATTGATTTAGAGGCTACAGATCAAAAGGCATTACAATACACTAGCATTCATGTCCTTAAAACCTATGCGATATGA
- a CDS encoding alpha/beta hydrolase family protein — MKTTLNIALWLVILFFSCLNHAQAFEGSWTGSIQGMPLIFEITPLGDGYSAKMQSPKQSKNFFEMDSATVEDGLITIIFDAYKIKYVGELKDGKIEGTFTQGPGSAPMTLEKKAYEEVVPDRPQEPKAPFPYKVEDVVFENPKAGNIKLAGTLTMPADVENPPVAIMISGSGPQDRDEQLFFHKPFLVIADHLAKKGIAVLRYDDRGVAQSEGTQANATSLDFATDVEAAVAFLKTRNDIDPEKIGLIGHSEGGLIAPIVIAANPKDIAFFVSLAGPGVSGTDVLLPQMQKSVEFQGASPEAVALEMEIMEAILEKIKNTPDSSNQEVKDAILEIIETKADAAPENLGSKYTSEYAQIVASQFSDTWFRYFVSYDPTPYLEKVSCPVLALNGSLDYQVIPEINLPGMKSAFAKANNSDVTITIRPGLNHLFQNAITGSGSEYATIEETFDPATLDIISSWINERF, encoded by the coding sequence TGCCGCTTATTTTTGAAATTACACCCTTAGGAGATGGCTATAGCGCTAAAATGCAAAGTCCGAAACAGTCTAAAAACTTTTTCGAAATGGACAGTGCTACGGTTGAAGATGGACTCATCACTATAATTTTCGATGCCTATAAGATTAAATATGTAGGAGAGTTGAAAGATGGCAAAATTGAAGGAACCTTCACCCAAGGGCCTGGATCTGCACCCATGACTCTAGAAAAGAAAGCATATGAAGAAGTTGTGCCCGATAGACCCCAAGAACCCAAAGCACCTTTTCCATATAAAGTAGAAGATGTAGTTTTTGAAAACCCTAAAGCTGGAAATATCAAACTCGCCGGGACTTTAACCATGCCTGCTGATGTTGAGAATCCCCCAGTGGCGATCATGATTTCTGGTTCGGGCCCTCAGGATCGGGATGAGCAACTCTTTTTTCACAAGCCTTTTCTTGTCATTGCAGATCATCTCGCTAAGAAAGGGATTGCTGTATTGAGATATGATGATCGCGGCGTGGCGCAATCTGAAGGCACACAAGCCAACGCTACAAGTTTAGATTTTGCTACTGATGTTGAGGCTGCGGTAGCTTTTTTGAAAACGCGCAATGACATCGATCCTGAAAAAATAGGTTTGATAGGTCACAGTGAAGGCGGATTAATTGCGCCTATAGTTATTGCCGCTAATCCTAAGGATATTGCCTTTTTCGTCTCTCTTGCAGGACCAGGAGTTTCTGGTACTGATGTGTTGCTGCCACAAATGCAAAAATCTGTAGAGTTTCAAGGAGCCAGTCCAGAAGCTGTGGCTCTCGAAATGGAGATTATGGAAGCGATCTTAGAAAAAATTAAAAACACTCCTGACTCTAGCAATCAAGAGGTTAAAGATGCTATTCTAGAGATCATTGAAACTAAAGCAGATGCGGCACCTGAGAATTTAGGATCTAAATACACGTCTGAATATGCGCAAATAGTAGCCTCTCAATTCAGCGATACGTGGTTTCGATATTTTGTTTCCTACGACCCAACTCCTTATTTAGAGAAAGTAAGTTGTCCTGTTTTGGCGCTCAATGGATCTTTGGATTATCAAGTGATTCCTGAAATTAATTTGCCTGGTATGAAGTCCGCTTTCGCGAAAGCGAACAACTCAGACGTCACCATAACAATACGACCAGGTTTGAACCATTTGTTCCAAAATGCGATTACCGGCAGTGGCAGTGAATATGCAACGATCGAGGAAACCTTTGACCCTGCAACGCTGGACATCATTTCTAGCTGGATCAATGAGAGATTTTAA